In Candidatus Nitronauta litoralis, one DNA window encodes the following:
- a CDS encoding SpoIIE family protein phosphatase: MDNILTSWHDPVLVTLSYVIAVLGAFVALTLILRYRQCPEEKRCKRLLAGASVSMGGGIWSMHFIGLMAMNLPVNVTYRFVPTVLSLIIAIAVTFYGFRRIVQEGVCGSILSQSGFLMGMGIILMHYLGMFALEFPGKIIWNPALVLTSVVIAITTANAALWIFLKMEPGESVRQNCKKISAAMIMGLAVCGMHYTGMAAADLVPLDHIPFHGKFTMESNLMAYSTVGMIVFILALALITSSAVEHMGSRQRLAVLILIMSGVVISVTVFSIYFLYQTGFIQQRQRMIEIVKSQARLVEAIGRFNKRIDPAALPQGAYQATLSQIRDAQKNYPGFGETGEFALARKENGKIKFMLHQRYNQSNSMPVIEMQSAEAIPMKRALMGKSGVMTGNDYRGVKVLAAFEPVPELALGLVVKMDVEELRAPYIKAALLTSGLGAVAIALGAWLFFGISNPMITRLEKEIKDRESAQKDLAKSKEDLSKAQEVAQLGNWVWEMKTDEVRWSDQTYRIMGYKPGDFETPAGQFEKAVHPSDWEEVDHIIEECVATGKPLEMEHRIVWPDGTIRYVLGKGEAILDETGTPIKLVGTIQDITERKKIQEEVQQLTLEKEKIENELEVAKLVQEGFLPEKPPSPPGVLFAAQSVPAKFVGGDFYDFIDLGEERLGLVLGDVSGKGVSAALFMAQLLSDLRNVSQLETDPSRIMSKVNDLQCRRSRRGMFATAVYLMLDLKRNSVSASNAGHPPVFVRSGKDGSLRQEAKEGGIPLGIMPSTDYKRMDFDLEAGDQVLTFTDGANEAINPEREPFGLDRLETIFKAHTGTPEELIIKIQSAITQFRHPQDPSDDLTLMAFKIL; this comes from the coding sequence ATGGATAACATTCTCACATCCTGGCATGACCCTGTTCTGGTCACCCTATCCTATGTAATCGCTGTCCTCGGGGCTTTCGTTGCACTGACCCTCATACTGCGTTACCGGCAATGCCCGGAAGAAAAACGGTGCAAGCGGTTGCTGGCCGGCGCCAGTGTCAGCATGGGAGGTGGGATCTGGTCGATGCATTTTATCGGCCTGATGGCCATGAACCTCCCGGTCAATGTCACCTACCGGTTTGTCCCTACAGTTTTATCTCTCATAATCGCCATCGCCGTGACTTTTTATGGGTTTCGACGCATTGTCCAGGAAGGGGTTTGCGGCAGCATACTGTCCCAGTCCGGGTTTCTCATGGGTATGGGAATCATCCTCATGCACTACCTGGGTATGTTTGCCCTTGAGTTTCCCGGAAAAATTATCTGGAATCCGGCACTGGTCCTTACATCAGTTGTCATTGCAATAACAACAGCCAACGCCGCGTTGTGGATATTCCTGAAAATGGAACCGGGGGAATCTGTCCGACAGAACTGCAAAAAAATATCAGCAGCCATGATCATGGGACTGGCCGTCTGTGGCATGCACTACACGGGAATGGCTGCCGCGGACCTGGTACCTCTGGATCACATTCCTTTTCATGGGAAATTCACCATGGAATCGAACCTGATGGCATACAGTACAGTTGGAATGATCGTTTTTATTCTGGCTCTCGCACTGATCACTTCAAGCGCAGTCGAACACATGGGCAGCCGACAGCGCCTTGCGGTATTGATCCTCATAATGTCGGGAGTCGTAATCAGCGTTACCGTGTTTTCCATATATTTTCTTTACCAGACCGGATTTATTCAACAACGCCAAAGGATGATCGAAATAGTCAAAAGCCAGGCCCGGCTGGTGGAAGCAATAGGACGGTTTAATAAAAGAATCGATCCGGCTGCACTGCCTCAGGGAGCTTATCAAGCCACTCTAAGCCAGATTCGCGATGCCCAGAAAAACTACCCGGGATTCGGAGAAACAGGAGAGTTCGCCCTTGCCCGCAAAGAAAATGGCAAAATAAAATTCATGCTCCATCAACGTTATAATCAAAGCAACAGCATGCCTGTTATTGAAATGCAATCTGCTGAAGCGATTCCCATGAAGCGGGCTCTGATGGGAAAGTCAGGTGTCATGACTGGCAACGATTACCGTGGTGTCAAGGTGTTGGCTGCATTCGAACCAGTGCCGGAACTGGCCCTCGGGCTGGTTGTTAAAATGGATGTCGAAGAATTACGGGCACCTTATATTAAGGCGGCACTTCTCACCAGTGGCCTGGGTGCAGTCGCCATCGCTCTCGGTGCCTGGTTGTTCTTCGGAATCAGCAATCCAATGATCACACGCCTGGAAAAAGAAATTAAAGACAGGGAGTCCGCACAAAAAGATCTGGCCAAGAGCAAGGAAGATCTGTCCAAAGCCCAGGAAGTCGCCCAATTAGGCAATTGGGTTTGGGAAATGAAAACAGACGAAGTCCGCTGGTCGGACCAAACCTATCGCATCATGGGTTATAAACCGGGGGATTTTGAAACCCCCGCAGGACAATTCGAAAAAGCCGTTCACCCTTCCGACTGGGAAGAGGTAGACCACATCATCGAAGAATGCGTTGCCACAGGCAAACCGCTGGAAATGGAACATCGAATCGTTTGGCCTGATGGAACCATCCGATATGTTTTAGGAAAGGGTGAAGCCATTTTGGATGAAACCGGCACACCCATTAAATTGGTAGGAACTATACAGGACATCACGGAACGAAAAAAAATCCAGGAGGAAGTCCAGCAACTCACCCTGGAAAAGGAAAAAATTGAAAACGAACTCGAAGTGGCCAAACTGGTACAGGAAGGCTTTCTACCAGAAAAACCGCCTTCCCCGCCCGGGGTGTTGTTTGCAGCACAAAGTGTTCCTGCAAAGTTTGTCGGTGGAGATTTCTATGACTTCATCGATCTTGGCGAAGAACGACTGGGACTGGTACTTGGGGATGTTTCCGGGAAAGGGGTTTCGGCAGCTTTGTTCATGGCGCAATTATTGAGCGATCTACGCAACGTATCCCAACTTGAAACAGACCCGTCCCGTATCATGTCCAAAGTCAATGATCTTCAATGTCGCCGCTCGCGGAGAGGCATGTTTGCCACGGCGGTTTATCTCATGCTGGATTTAAAACGAAACTCAGTAAGCGCCTCCAATGCAGGGCACCCCCCCGTGTTTGTCCGATCGGGCAAAGATGGTAGCCTCCGACAGGAAGCTAAAGAAGGCGGCATTCCCCTCGGCATCATGCCATCCACCGATTACAAACGCATGGACTTTGATCTTGAGGCTGGCGATCAGGTATTAACGTTTACGGATGGAGCAAACGAGGCCATCAACCCGGAACGGGAACCCTTCGGACTGGACCGGCTCGAAACCATATTCAAGGCCCACACCGGCACACCGGAAGAACTGATAATAAAAATCCAGAGCGCTATCACTCAATTCCGACACCCGCAAGATCCTTCAGACGACCTCACTCTGATGGCCTTCAAGATTTTATAA